One Mytilus trossulus isolate FHL-02 chromosome 5, PNRI_Mtr1.1.1.hap1, whole genome shotgun sequence DNA segment encodes these proteins:
- the LOC134717924 gene encoding zinc finger MYM-type protein 1-like gives MKHFNHSSTGSIREMFLSIGDVITEDLVQEVNMADSFGLMIDEVTDISLIEQLFCFIQYVDRAGCPTIHFLFTADLLKESDSADAATIVKVIKEKLLNLGIDISKLRSLARDGASVMTGKKNCVAALLRKEHPGIINIYCICHKLALACADTKTELKDIDLAQLTLIQLWKYFQNSPKRTAVYLKVQEGTKNLKLNESSRKMVAKRLKKACTTRWLSFQTVFDNYAAVLQTLSQLSEKDTAAYGLLKRMKKTRFLGTLYILKCILPPLSKLSKIFQTERTDAEFRYYGVTSLDSLMDSFYPNIEKDEKNEKVTEWNKIKYNMLEWKKDDNR, from the exons ATGAAACACTTTAACCATAGCAGTACTGGGTCAATCCGTGAAATGTTCTTGAGTATAGGAGATGTTATAACAGAAGACTTAGTACAAGAAGTAAATATGGCTGATAGTTTTGGGCTGATGATAGATGAAGTAACTGATATTTCTTTGATTGAACAGTTATTTTGCTTTATACAGTATGTTGATAGAGCTGGGTGCCCAacaattcattttctttttacagcTGACCTTTTGAAGGAATCAGATTCGGCAGATGCTGCAACAATTGTAAAAGTAATAAAAGAAAAGTTACTGAATCTAGGGATTGACATAAGTAAGCTCAGAAGCCTAGCAAGAGATGGGGCTTCTGTGATGACTGGAAAAAAGAATTGTGTGGCTGCACTGTTGAGAAAAGAACACCCaggaattataaatatttattgtatctGTCATAAACTAGCACTCGCATGTGCAGACACAAAGACAGAACTAAAAGATATTGATCTGGCACAGCTGACTCTGATACAATTATGGAAGTATTTTCAAAACTCTCCGAAAAGAACTGCAGTTTACTTGAAAGTACAAGAAGGTACAAAAAATCTCAAGCTGAATGAAAGTTCCAGAAAAATGGTTGCAAAGAGACTGAAAAAGGCATGTACAACTCGCTGGCTTTCTTTTCAAACTGTTTTTGACAATTATGCTGCAGTTCTGCAAACCCTAAGTCAGTTAAGTGAGAAAGACACTGCAGCCTATGGATTGTTAAAGAGGATGAAGAAAACAAGATTTCTTGGAACACTTTACATCTTAAAATGCATACTTCCACCcttatcaaaattatcaaagaTTTTTCAAACAG AGAGAACTGATGCAGAATTCAGATATTATGGTGTAACATCATTAGACAGCTTAATGGATTCGTTCTATCCTAACATCGAAAAAGAcgagaaaaatgaaaaagttacTGAATGGAATAAGATCAAGTACAATATGCTAGAATggaaaaaagatgataatagaTAA